From a region of the Deinococcus metallilatus genome:
- a CDS encoding IS1182 family transposase — protein sequence MLRPDPLGPIPEDTLRIARAAFPKGNLYLKLRDELGGLYADQDFPALGQPALPPWRLALVTVVQFLENLTDRQAAEQVRARLDLKYLLGLELTDPGFDFSVLSEFRSRLVAGQAEHLLLDRMLERFREQGLLKRRGQQRTDSTHVLAAIRYLTRIEFVAETFRATLNALGRVAPEWLAPRLDPRWREWYDHRIESYRFPQGKDARLAYVLQVGQDGFSLLDALQSDPRVAPLLSLPAVQTLALVWSQQFVRKDGEVQWKPGTAVPPSAERPESPYDTEARFSTKRGRDWVGYKLHLTEACEPNLPEVILHVHISSSCIQDIQVMPDLHDALAAKEILPGQHLVDSGYVSGTLLVESLEQYGVEVIGPPRSATGWQQKDPNAFKPSDFIVHWDEHYVVCPRGHRSSKWCMGRSQQGLPLVKATFRRGLCNRCPDKPRCTKSKSLGRILMLQDQAAYEALHAMRTQQETPEWKVLYQQRAGIEGTVSVAVRAHGARTARYRGKAKLRLQGMATAAGINLGRIYAGWQGRPRAATRTARFARLPLTA from the coding sequence ATGCTGCGTCCAGACCCACTTGGCCCTATCCCTGAAGACACGCTCCGGATCGCCCGCGCTGCCTTTCCCAAGGGGAACCTCTACCTCAAGCTCCGCGACGAACTGGGCGGGCTGTACGCCGATCAGGACTTTCCCGCGCTGGGTCAACCCGCCTTACCCCCCTGGCGACTGGCGCTGGTCACCGTAGTGCAGTTCCTCGAAAACCTGACAGATCGGCAGGCTGCCGAACAGGTACGGGCACGTCTGGACCTGAAATATCTGTTGGGCCTGGAACTCACCGACCCAGGGTTCGACTTCAGCGTCCTCTCGGAATTTCGCTCACGACTGGTGGCAGGGCAAGCTGAACATCTCCTGCTGGACAGAATGCTCGAACGCTTTCGGGAACAGGGCTTGCTGAAACGGCGTGGCCAGCAGCGAACCGACTCGACCCACGTGCTGGCGGCCATCCGGTACCTGACCCGAATCGAGTTTGTCGCCGAGACGTTCCGGGCCACGCTCAATGCGCTCGGGCGCGTTGCGCCCGAGTGGTTGGCCCCACGACTCGATCCCCGCTGGCGGGAGTGGTATGACCATCGAATCGAGTCGTACCGCTTCCCCCAGGGCAAGGACGCTCGCCTAGCCTACGTCCTGCAAGTCGGCCAGGACGGATTTTCCTTGCTGGATGCCCTCCAGTCCGACCCCAGGGTTGCCCCCTTGCTGAGCTTGCCCGCAGTTCAAACCCTGGCACTGGTCTGGTCGCAGCAGTTCGTTCGCAAGGATGGCGAAGTGCAGTGGAAGCCGGGCACGGCGGTTCCGCCTTCTGCCGAGCGCCCGGAATCGCCGTATGACACCGAGGCGCGCTTCTCGACCAAGCGTGGCCGGGATTGGGTCGGCTACAAGCTGCACCTGACGGAAGCTTGTGAACCCAATCTGCCGGAAGTCATCCTCCACGTTCACATCTCGTCGTCGTGTATCCAGGACATTCAGGTGATGCCCGACCTCCACGACGCGCTCGCTGCCAAGGAGATATTGCCGGGGCAACATCTCGTCGATTCGGGCTACGTCAGCGGGACCCTCCTGGTGGAAAGCCTCGAGCAGTACGGGGTTGAGGTCATCGGCCCCCCACGTTCAGCCACAGGTTGGCAGCAGAAGGACCCGAACGCTTTCAAACCCAGCGACTTCATCGTGCACTGGGACGAACATTACGTGGTCTGCCCTCGCGGTCACCGCTCTTCGAAATGGTGCATGGGGCGAAGTCAGCAAGGGCTTCCATTAGTCAAGGCGACCTTCCGTCGCGGCCTCTGCAACCGGTGCCCAGACAAACCTCGCTGCACCAAGTCAAAGTCCTTGGGCCGGATTCTGATGCTTCAGGACCAGGCAGCCTATGAAGCGCTGCACGCGATGCGGACGCAGCAGGAAACGCCGGAATGGAAGGTCCTGTATCAGCAGCGTGCTGGCATTGAAGGCACCGTGTCAGTCGCGGTGCGTGCCCATGGGGCACGCACCGCTCGCTATCGGGGCAAAGCCAAACTGCGCCTCCAGGGGATGGCCACCG